A part of Caldicellulosiruptor owensensis OL genomic DNA contains:
- a CDS encoding single-stranded DNA-binding protein has protein sequence MSQNPLENNRVYLCGKVVTSLNFSHESFGEKFFTFKLEVPRLSQQKDILIVTVSDRLLINVNLEEGSSVEVIGQFRSYNNPSNVGNRLILTVFARDIKNVESIDPSKNINEIFLNGYVCKKPQYRTTPLGREITDILLAVNRLYGKSDYIPCIAWGRNARFASTFQIGDNIKIWGRVQSRDYQKKLEDGRVEIRTAYEVSIFKLERVEKGENAN, from the coding sequence ATGTCTCAAAACCCTTTAGAAAACAACAGAGTTTACTTGTGTGGAAAGGTTGTTACTTCACTTAATTTTAGTCATGAGAGTTTTGGTGAAAAATTTTTTACATTTAAGCTTGAAGTTCCCCGACTTTCTCAGCAAAAGGATATTTTAATTGTAACAGTTTCTGATAGACTTTTAATCAATGTAAATCTTGAAGAGGGAAGTTCGGTAGAGGTAATAGGACAGTTTAGGTCATACAATAATCCTTCAAATGTAGGAAACAGACTCATCTTAACAGTATTTGCAAGGGACATTAAAAATGTTGAGAGTATTGACCCTTCGAAGAATATCAATGAGATATTTTTAAATGGATATGTGTGCAAAAAACCTCAGTATCGCACCACGCCTTTAGGAAGGGAAATAACAGATATTTTGCTCGCGGTAAACAGACTGTATGGGAAGTCAGATTATATTCCTTGCATTGCTTGGGGGAGAAATGCCCGTTTTGCAAGCACATTTCAAATAGGTGATAACATAAAAATATGGGGAAGAGTGCAAAGTAGAGATTATCAAAAGAAATTGGAAGATGGTAGAGTAGAGATAAGAACTGCTTACGAGGTCTCTAT